From the genome of Streptomyces sp. V1I1, one region includes:
- a CDS encoding M48 family metallopeptidase, giving the protein MTESSHESVPSRQRKRFPGISSRAYEHPADRSALVALRKLSGFDTVFKALSGLLPERSLRLLFLSDSVRVSDAQFAHLNSMLRDACYILDLEKVPSMYVTQDPRPNAMCIGLDEPIIVVTTGLVELLDEEEMRAVVGHEVGHALSGHSVYRTILLFLTNLALKIAWIPLGNVAIMAIVTALREWFRKSELSADRAGLLVGQDLQASMRGLMKIAGGNHLHEMNVDAFLKQAEEYEAGGDLRDSVLKILNVLPRSHPFTTVRAAELKKWAESRDHQRIMDGHYPRRTEDKDTSVSDSFRESAAHYADTVRTSKDPLMKLVGDIAGGAGDLGGKLRDKFTGAGGSGSGGSSGGSKGNSNGNGNGSGPASENGSGSGGGQGES; this is encoded by the coding sequence ATGACCGAAAGCAGTCACGAGAGCGTGCCGAGCAGGCAGCGCAAGCGCTTCCCGGGCATCTCTTCACGGGCGTACGAACATCCCGCTGACCGCTCGGCGCTGGTCGCCCTGCGCAAGCTCAGCGGCTTCGACACCGTTTTCAAGGCGCTGAGCGGACTGCTGCCGGAGCGCAGCCTGCGGCTGCTCTTCCTCTCCGATTCGGTGCGGGTGAGCGACGCCCAGTTCGCGCATCTGAACAGCATGCTGCGGGACGCCTGCTACATCCTGGACCTGGAGAAGGTCCCGTCGATGTACGTCACGCAGGACCCGCGGCCCAACGCCATGTGCATCGGCCTGGACGAGCCGATCATCGTGGTCACCACCGGGCTGGTGGAGCTGCTCGACGAGGAGGAGATGCGGGCGGTCGTCGGGCACGAGGTGGGCCATGCGCTCTCCGGCCACTCCGTCTACCGCACGATCCTGCTCTTCCTCACCAATCTCGCGCTGAAGATCGCGTGGATCCCGCTCGGCAATGTCGCGATCATGGCGATCGTCACGGCGCTGCGCGAGTGGTTCCGCAAGTCGGAACTCTCGGCGGACCGCGCCGGGCTGCTGGTCGGCCAGGACCTGCAGGCCTCGATGCGCGGCCTGATGAAGATCGCCGGTGGCAACCACCTCCACGAGATGAACGTCGACGCGTTCCTGAAGCAGGCCGAGGAGTATGAGGCGGGCGGCGATCTGCGCGACTCCGTGCTGAAGATCCTCAATGTGCTGCCCCGCTCGCACCCGTTCACCACGGTGCGCGCCGCCGAGCTGAAGAAGTGGGCCGAGAGCCGCGACCACCAGCGGATCATGGACGGTCACTACCCGCGGCGCACGGAGGACAAGGACACCTCGGTGTCCGACTCCTTCCGCGAGTCTGCCGCGCACTACGCCGACACGGTGCGCACCAGCAAGGATCCGCTGATGAAGCTGGTCGGCGACATAGCCGGCGGCGCGGGCGACCTGGGCGGCAAGCTCCGGGACAAGTTCACCGGCGCGGGCGGCAGCGGAAGCGGCGGAAGCTCCGGCGGGAGCAAGGGCAACAGCAACGGCAACGGCAACGGCAGCGGTCCGGCGAGCGAGAACGGCAGCGGGAGCGGCGGCGGCCAGGGAGAGAGCTGA
- the nadD gene encoding nicotinate-nucleotide adenylyltransferase produces the protein MGEQEVPTGSGSGAGKRRIGVMGGTFDPIHHGHLVAASEVAALFHLDEVVFVPTGQPWQKSHKAVSPAEDRYLMTVIATASNPQFSVSRIDIDRGGPTYTIDTLRDLRSLNKNADLFFITGADALSQILGWRDAEELFSLAHFIGVTRPGHDLTDDGLPEGGVSLVEVPALAISSTDCRARVAEGDPVWYLVPDGVVRYIDKRQLYRGE, from the coding sequence ATGGGAGAGCAGGAAGTGCCTACCGGTTCGGGTTCCGGTGCCGGCAAGCGCCGAATCGGCGTGATGGGCGGGACGTTCGACCCGATCCACCACGGACACCTGGTGGCCGCCAGCGAGGTGGCCGCCCTGTTCCACCTCGACGAGGTGGTGTTCGTACCGACCGGGCAGCCGTGGCAGAAGAGCCACAAAGCGGTGTCTCCGGCCGAGGACCGCTATCTGATGACGGTCATCGCCACGGCGTCCAATCCGCAGTTCTCGGTGAGTCGCATCGACATCGACCGCGGCGGGCCGACCTACACGATCGATACGCTGCGGGACTTGCGCTCCCTCAACAAGAACGCGGATCTTTTCTTCATCACCGGAGCCGACGCGCTCTCCCAGATCCTCGGCTGGCGCGACGCCGAAGAGCTGTTCTCGCTCGCACACTTCATCGGTGTGACCCGGCCGGGTCACGACCTGACGGACGACGGGTTGCCGGAGGGCGGGGTCTCCCTGGTGGAGGTTCCGGCGCTGGCGATCTCGTCGACCGACTGCCGGGCGAGGGTCGCGGAAGGTGATCCGGTCTGGTACCTGGTGCCGGATGGTGTGGTGCGCTACATCGACAAGCGCCAGTTGTACCGCGGCGAGTGA
- a CDS encoding glycosyltransferase family 2 protein encodes MNANEPDVSVIIGAYEAMPYLVRCLESVEAQSIGADRIEIVAVDDGSTDGTGEYLEEFAAGSKVPMRVVRQANSGGPGGPRNVGLSLARGRYVFFLDADDYLGEEALERMVAMADRAGTDVVLGKIEGVNRGAAKSMYHRSAERTDVFSSNVKFTLSAQKLFRRELLVRHDLRFDEGMRLGEDALFTMEAYLRGDGVSVIADYTCYYLVGRDDGKHVTKGVDHAAIIDAAHALMKLIAAHVPPGDRRDLLMVRPFATSLLPQLGPIVLKQPEERGREKLALVAPLMETYWTEGLAKRLKVGERLRLTSAALGHFDLLRDVLVFERAGTAAEVVERDGRRYLAYPHFGDGTEGLPDAVYEVRVVEQVGGERVTPLPSPVAPGRQDGASFARRAVRRARRALRGLGRGA; translated from the coding sequence ATGAACGCGAACGAGCCCGATGTCAGCGTGATCATCGGGGCTTATGAGGCCATGCCGTATCTGGTGCGGTGTCTGGAGTCGGTCGAGGCGCAGAGCATTGGTGCCGACCGGATCGAGATTGTGGCTGTAGACGACGGCTCGACTGATGGCACGGGGGAGTATCTGGAGGAGTTCGCGGCGGGGAGCAAGGTCCCGATGCGGGTGGTCAGGCAGGCCAACTCCGGTGGTCCCGGTGGTCCGCGTAATGTCGGGCTGTCGCTGGCGCGTGGCCGGTATGTGTTCTTTCTCGACGCCGACGACTATCTCGGTGAAGAGGCGCTGGAGCGGATGGTCGCGATGGCCGACCGCGCCGGTACGGATGTGGTGCTCGGCAAGATCGAAGGTGTCAACCGCGGCGCGGCCAAGTCGATGTACCACCGGAGCGCCGAGCGTACGGACGTCTTCTCCTCCAACGTCAAGTTCACGTTGAGCGCGCAGAAGCTCTTCCGGCGCGAGCTTCTCGTACGCCACGACCTGCGCTTCGACGAAGGCATGCGCCTCGGCGAGGACGCGCTGTTCACCATGGAGGCGTATCTGCGGGGCGACGGCGTCTCCGTGATCGCCGACTACACCTGCTACTACCTGGTCGGCCGCGACGACGGCAAACACGTCACCAAGGGCGTCGACCACGCCGCGATCATCGATGCGGCGCACGCCCTGATGAAGCTGATCGCCGCGCATGTGCCGCCTGGTGACCGGCGTGACCTGCTGATGGTCAGGCCCTTCGCGACCTCGCTGCTGCCCCAGCTGGGCCCCATCGTCCTGAAGCAGCCGGAGGAGAGGGGCCGGGAGAAACTCGCGCTCGTGGCACCGCTGATGGAGACGTACTGGACCGAGGGTCTGGCGAAGCGCCTCAAGGTCGGCGAGCGACTGCGGCTCACCAGCGCCGCGCTGGGACACTTCGATCTCCTGAGGGACGTGCTGGTATTCGAGCGGGCCGGGACCGCAGCCGAGGTCGTGGAGCGCGACGGGCGCAGGTATCTCGCGTATCCGCACTTCGGGGACGGGACGGAGGGGCTGCCCGACGCGGTTTACGAGGTGCGCGTGGTCGAACAGGTCGGCGGGGAACGCGTCACACCTCTGCCGTCGCCTGTCGCGCCCGGCCGCCAGGACGGTGCGTCGTTCGCCAGGCGCGCGGTGCGGCGGGCCCGGCGGGCGCTGCGCGGGCTGGGGCGCGGGGCCTGA
- a CDS encoding helix-turn-helix transcriptional regulator, which produces MGDVTTMTATTNTAGAASHRRRPELAASLRSRRARVTPADVGMPPGLRRRTPGLRREEVAQLSGVGVTWYTWLEQGRPINASAQVLDAVARTLRLDRPEREHLYHLAGVPYAPDRQEDAQSVGPDIQGLIDALDPRPAAVYNARYDILATNAAYRDLFAPRPEHLGIRNALWTLFTVAEPDCPLVFRESELPLMVAQLRGAYGRHVGEPAWESFIHRLTAASGYFTELWESGNVLPPGPRVKTFRHKAIGEVRMTSVSLSINGMPECRIVAYTPNDEESLIRIEKLRELRD; this is translated from the coding sequence ATGGGGGATGTGACCACGATGACGGCGACGACGAACACCGCGGGCGCTGCGAGCCACCGCCGCAGACCCGAGCTGGCCGCCTCCTTGCGCAGCCGGCGGGCGAGGGTGACGCCCGCCGATGTGGGCATGCCGCCGGGGCTCCGGCGGCGTACACCCGGGCTGCGCCGAGAGGAGGTCGCCCAGCTCTCCGGCGTCGGCGTGACCTGGTACACCTGGCTGGAGCAGGGCCGCCCGATCAACGCGTCGGCGCAGGTCCTGGACGCCGTGGCACGCACGCTCCGGCTCGACCGGCCGGAGCGCGAGCATCTCTACCACCTGGCGGGGGTGCCGTACGCACCGGACCGGCAGGAGGACGCGCAGAGCGTGGGCCCGGATATCCAGGGCCTCATCGACGCGCTCGACCCGCGCCCCGCCGCGGTCTACAACGCGCGGTACGACATCCTGGCGACCAACGCCGCATACCGCGACCTGTTCGCGCCCCGCCCGGAGCACCTCGGTATACGCAATGCGCTGTGGACGCTGTTCACCGTTGCCGAGCCGGACTGCCCGCTGGTTTTCCGGGAGTCGGAGCTGCCGCTGATGGTGGCGCAGCTACGCGGTGCGTACGGACGGCATGTGGGCGAGCCGGCCTGGGAGTCGTTCATCCACCGGCTGACGGCCGCCAGCGGCTACTTCACCGAACTGTGGGAAAGCGGGAACGTCCTCCCGCCGGGCCCGAGAGTGAAGACGTTCCGGCACAAGGCCATCGGCGAGGTGCGGATGACGTCCGTATCGCTGTCGATCAACGGAATGCCGGAGTGCCGGATCGTCGCCTATACCCCGAACGACGAGGAGAGCCTCATACGGATCGAGAAGCTGCGCGAACTGCGCGACTGA
- the rsfS gene encoding ribosome silencing factor codes for MTATDRSIELVNAAAQAAADRLAHDIIAYDVSDVLSITDAFLLASAPNDRQVKSIVDEIEERLNKELGAKPVRREGDRDARWILLDYVDIVVHVQHSEERVFYALERLWKDCPELPLPEDALKTRGRAEEHARLAGDPDGELS; via the coding sequence GTGACCGCCACGGATCGCTCCATCGAGCTCGTCAATGCCGCCGCCCAGGCGGCAGCCGACCGGCTCGCGCACGACATCATCGCCTACGACGTCAGCGACGTGCTGTCGATCACCGACGCCTTCCTGCTCGCCTCCGCGCCCAACGACCGCCAGGTCAAGTCGATCGTCGACGAGATCGAGGAGCGGTTGAACAAGGAGCTCGGCGCCAAGCCGGTGCGCCGCGAGGGCGACCGCGACGCCCGCTGGATCCTGCTCGACTACGTCGACATCGTCGTGCACGTCCAGCACAGCGAGGAGCGTGTCTTCTACGCCCTGGAGCGGCTGTGGAAGGACTGCCCGGAGCTGCCTCTCCCCGAGGACGCTCTGAAGACCCGCGGCAGGGCCGAGGAGCACGCACGGCTCGCCGGCGACCCGGACGGTGAGCTGAGCTGA
- a CDS encoding glutamate-5-semialdehyde dehydrogenase, whose translation MTSLSPYDNLSPVAKAAYRARGAAADLAPLPRSAKDDALLAIADALEVRTSEIVAANAEDIARAREAGTSESIIDRLTLTPERVRAIAADVRDVAALPDPVGEVVRGSTLPNGIDLRQVRVPLGVVGIIYEARPNVTVDAAALCLKSGNAVLLRGSSSAYSSNSALVKVLRDAVGGSGLPADAVQLVPGESRDSVRELMRARGLVDVLIPRGGASLIRTVVEESIVPVIETGTGNCHVYVDAQTDLDMAVDILINSKAQRPSVCNAAETLLVHQDIAAEFLPRALDALAEAGVKVHGDERVLEYADATKAAIVAATAEDWETEYLSYDIAAAVVDSLDAAVAHIRLWSSGHTEAIVTTSQAAARRFTQLVDSTTVAVNASTRFTDGGQFGFGAEIGISTQKLHARGPMGLPELTSTKYIVTGDGHTR comes from the coding sequence ATGACCTCGCTCTCGCCGTACGACAACCTCTCCCCGGTCGCCAAGGCCGCCTACCGGGCCCGTGGCGCCGCCGCCGACCTCGCGCCGCTGCCGCGGTCGGCGAAGGACGACGCGCTGCTGGCGATCGCGGACGCGCTCGAGGTCCGTACGAGCGAGATCGTCGCGGCCAACGCCGAGGACATTGCGCGCGCCCGGGAGGCCGGCACCAGCGAGTCGATCATCGACCGGCTCACGTTGACCCCGGAGCGGGTGCGGGCCATCGCCGCCGACGTCCGGGACGTGGCCGCGCTGCCCGATCCGGTCGGTGAGGTGGTGCGCGGCTCGACCCTGCCCAACGGCATCGACCTGCGCCAGGTCCGCGTCCCCCTCGGAGTCGTCGGGATCATCTACGAAGCCCGGCCGAACGTCACCGTGGACGCCGCCGCGCTCTGTCTGAAGTCCGGCAACGCGGTGCTGCTGCGCGGCTCCTCCTCTGCGTACTCCTCCAACTCCGCGCTGGTGAAGGTCCTGCGGGACGCGGTCGGCGGCTCCGGCCTGCCCGCCGACGCGGTGCAGCTCGTACCCGGTGAAAGCCGCGATTCCGTACGGGAGTTGATGCGCGCCCGCGGCCTGGTGGACGTCCTGATCCCGCGCGGCGGCGCGTCCCTGATCCGTACGGTCGTCGAGGAGTCCATCGTCCCGGTCATCGAGACCGGCACCGGCAACTGCCATGTCTACGTGGACGCCCAGACCGATCTCGACATGGCCGTCGACATCCTGATCAACTCCAAGGCGCAGCGGCCGAGCGTCTGCAACGCAGCCGAGACGCTCCTGGTCCACCAGGACATCGCGGCCGAATTCCTGCCGCGCGCGCTGGACGCGCTGGCCGAGGCCGGGGTGAAGGTGCACGGCGACGAGCGGGTGCTGGAGTACGCCGACGCCACCAAGGCCGCGATCGTGGCAGCCACGGCCGAGGACTGGGAGACGGAGTACCTCTCGTACGACATCGCCGCCGCGGTCGTCGACTCCCTGGACGCGGCCGTCGCGCACATCCGGCTCTGGTCCTCCGGGCACACAGAGGCGATCGTCACCACCTCGCAGGCGGCGGCCCGCCGGTTCACCCAGTTGGTCGATTCCACGACGGTCGCCGTGAACGCGTCCACGCGTTTCACGGACGGCGGCCAGTTCGGATTCGGCGCCGAGATCGGAATCTCCACGCAGAAGCTGCACGCGCGCGGCCCGATGGGTCTGCCGGAGCTGACCTCGACGAAGTACATCGTGACAGGGGACGGTCACACTCGGTGA
- a CDS encoding glycosyltransferase family 2 protein, which produces MCDVSVIIGAYEAMPYLVRCLESVEAQSIGADRIEIVAVDDGSTDGTGEYLEEFAAGSKVPMRVVRQANSGGPGGPRNVGLSLARGRYVFFLDADDYLGEEALERMVAMADRAGTDVVLGKIKGVNRNAAKSMWAKNVERADIYASNVKFTLSAQKLFRRELLVRLGMRFDETMHTGEDALFTMEAYLRGNGVSVVADYTCYYLVGRDDGKQVTKSGSYTLRFHSARVLMELIAEHEPPGPKRDQLMVRPFLVTLLPQFGPVVLKQKEEILLHKLELAAPLMDAYWTPTVARRLGGRERRRLTCVAWGRPDLLKEALLAPVVKRKVPFGRRVLRRLRRYVRRLLLRARTAV; this is translated from the coding sequence ATGTGCGATGTCAGCGTGATCATCGGGGCTTATGAGGCCATGCCGTATCTGGTGCGGTGTCTGGAGTCGGTCGAGGCGCAGAGCATTGGTGCCGACCGGATCGAGATTGTGGCTGTGGACGACGGCTCGACCGATGGCACGGGGGAGTATCTGGAGGAGTTCGCGGCGGGGAGCAAGGTCCCGATGCGGGTGGTCAGGCAGGCCAACTCCGGTGGTCCCGGTGGTCCGCGTAATGTCGGGCTGTCGCTGGCGCGTGGCCGGTATGTGTTCTTTCTCGACGCCGACGACTATCTCGGTGAAGAGGCGCTGGAGCGGATGGTCGCGATGGCCGACCGCGCCGGTACGGATGTGGTGCTCGGCAAGATCAAGGGTGTCAACCGCAACGCCGCCAAGTCGATGTGGGCGAAGAACGTCGAGCGCGCCGACATCTACGCCTCCAACGTCAAGTTCACGCTGAGCGCGCAGAAGCTCTTCCGGCGCGAACTTCTCGTACGGCTGGGCATGCGCTTCGACGAGACCATGCACACCGGCGAGGACGCGCTGTTCACCATGGAGGCGTATCTGCGGGGCAACGGCGTCTCCGTGGTCGCCGACTACACCTGCTACTACCTGGTCGGCCGCGACGACGGCAAACAGGTGACCAAGAGCGGCAGTTACACGCTGCGCTTCCACTCGGCGCGGGTGCTGATGGAGCTGATAGCCGAGCACGAACCACCGGGCCCGAAGCGGGACCAGCTGATGGTCAGGCCGTTCCTGGTGACGCTGCTGCCGCAGTTCGGTCCCGTCGTGCTGAAGCAGAAGGAAGAGATCCTGCTCCACAAGCTGGAGCTGGCAGCGCCCTTGATGGACGCGTACTGGACGCCGACTGTGGCGCGGCGGCTGGGTGGCAGGGAGCGGCGGCGGCTCACCTGTGTCGCCTGGGGACGGCCGGATCTGCTGAAGGAGGCGCTGCTCGCACCCGTGGTGAAGCGGAAGGTGCCCTTCGGCAGGCGGGTGCTGCGCCGGCTGCGCAGGTACGTACGGCGCCTGCTGCTCAGGGCCCGTACGGCGGTGTAG
- a CDS encoding histidine phosphatase family protein, translating into MNGGDNSKRSGTGRGRRVVLWRHGQTSWNLERRFQGSTDIELTETGASQARRSARLLASLRPDAIVASDLKRAAATAGELAGVTGLDISYDAALRETYAGAWQGLTHDEIVARYGEQYAAWKRGEPVRRGGGELETEVADRAAPVVLHHAEKLPDDGTLVVVSHGGTIRTTIGRLLGLEAHHWESLGGLSNCCWSVLGEGARGWRLLEHNAGTLPEPVLGDDD; encoded by the coding sequence CTGAACGGCGGCGACAACAGCAAGCGCAGTGGCACCGGCAGAGGGCGCCGCGTCGTCCTGTGGCGGCACGGCCAGACGTCGTGGAACCTGGAGCGCCGCTTCCAGGGCTCCACGGACATAGAGCTGACCGAGACCGGCGCCTCCCAGGCGCGCCGGTCCGCCCGGCTGCTCGCCTCCCTCAGGCCCGACGCGATCGTCGCCTCCGACCTCAAGCGAGCGGCGGCCACGGCGGGCGAGCTGGCCGGGGTCACCGGGCTCGACATCTCCTACGACGCCGCCCTGCGCGAGACGTATGCGGGCGCCTGGCAGGGCCTGACCCACGACGAGATCGTCGCTCGGTACGGCGAGCAGTACGCCGCATGGAAGCGCGGCGAGCCCGTGCGTCGCGGCGGCGGCGAGCTGGAGACCGAGGTCGCCGACCGGGCCGCTCCCGTCGTGCTGCACCACGCCGAGAAACTGCCCGACGACGGCACGCTGGTCGTGGTCAGCCACGGCGGCACGATCCGTACCACCATCGGCCGGCTGCTCGGCCTGGAGGCCCACCACTGGGAGAGCCTCGGCGGGCTCTCCAACTGCTGCTGGTCGGTGCTCGGCGAGGGCGCGCGCGGCTGGCGTCTGCTCGAGCACAACGCCGGCACCCTTCCGGAACCGGTCCTCGGCGACGACGACTGA
- the proB gene encoding glutamate 5-kinase produces MTVARQQVTQARRIVVKVGSSSLTTAAGGLDADRVDALVDVLAKVRSGGEKEIVLVSSGAIAAGLAPLGLARRPKDLARQQAAASVGQGLLVARYTASFARYGVRVGQVLLTTDDTSRRAHYRNAYRTLDQLLDMGAVPVVNENDTVATDEIRFGDNDRLAALVAHLVRADLLVLLSDVDGLYDGDPAKPGASRIDEVRGPADIAHVQIGSAGKAGVGTGGMVTKVEAARIAAAAGVPVVLTSAVRAADALAGRATGTYFHSTGRRSADRLLWLAHASTPQGSLTLDDGAVRAVVHGRKSLLPAGIAGVEGEFSAGDPVELRDTEGHAVARGLVNFDAKEIPQLLGRSTRELAQELGPEYEREVVHRDDLVVLHP; encoded by the coding sequence GTGACAGTCGCAAGACAGCAGGTAACGCAAGCCCGCAGGATCGTCGTCAAGGTCGGCTCGTCCTCCCTGACCACCGCGGCCGGCGGACTCGACGCCGACCGCGTCGACGCCCTCGTCGACGTGCTCGCCAAGGTCCGCAGCGGCGGCGAGAAGGAGATAGTGCTGGTCTCCTCCGGGGCCATCGCCGCGGGCCTCGCGCCACTGGGCCTGGCCCGCCGCCCCAAGGACCTGGCCCGCCAGCAGGCCGCAGCCAGCGTCGGCCAGGGCCTCCTCGTCGCCCGCTACACCGCCTCCTTCGCGCGCTACGGCGTACGTGTCGGCCAGGTGCTCCTCACCACCGACGACACCAGCCGCCGCGCCCACTACCGCAACGCCTACCGGACGCTGGACCAGCTGCTCGACATGGGCGCCGTCCCCGTCGTCAACGAGAACGACACGGTGGCCACGGACGAGATCCGGTTCGGCGACAACGACCGTCTCGCCGCCCTCGTCGCCCATCTCGTACGGGCCGATCTGCTGGTTCTCCTCTCCGACGTCGACGGCCTCTACGACGGGGACCCTGCCAAGCCCGGCGCCTCCCGGATCGACGAGGTACGCGGCCCAGCCGACATCGCCCACGTACAGATCGGCAGCGCGGGCAAGGCCGGCGTCGGCACCGGCGGCATGGTCACCAAGGTCGAGGCGGCCAGGATCGCGGCCGCCGCCGGCGTCCCCGTCGTCCTCACCTCCGCCGTCCGGGCCGCCGACGCCCTCGCGGGCCGCGCCACCGGCACGTACTTCCACAGCACAGGGCGCCGCTCCGCCGACCGGCTCCTCTGGCTCGCCCACGCCTCCACCCCGCAAGGCTCTCTGACCCTGGACGACGGCGCGGTACGGGCCGTGGTGCACGGCAGGAAGTCGCTCCTGCCAGCCGGGATCGCCGGGGTCGAGGGCGAATTCAGCGCGGGGGACCCGGTCGAACTGCGCGACACCGAGGGCCACGCCGTGGCCCGCGGGCTCGTCAACTTCGACGCCAAGGAGATCCCGCAGCTCCTCGGCCGCTCCACCCGGGAACTCGCCCAGGAACTAGGCCCGGAGTACGAGCGGGAGGTCGTACACAGGGACGATCTGGTCGTCTTGCACCCCTGA
- a CDS encoding LCP family protein has product MNDQQNPYDPYYQQPQIIGYDEYGQPVYQKAQPYDPYAQQQPQHSQQPQQSRQPQQPQGQDQGYGYDPYAQPQQYDPYGQQQAQQPQGQGYGYEGYGYDTGQQPAAVDTTQQWSIPQQHPAPAEPPAQAPEAARAPEQGQAAVPGQRRPAPDRDYRTEQFSFIEEPDEDSEDVIDWLKFTESRSERREEAKRRGRNRIVALVVVLALALVGGVGYLWYAGKLPGLSDTGRKNSTAAGPQKRDVIVVHLHNTKKKGTSTALLVDNVTTKQGTTVLLPNSLSVANDDGTATTLGKSVEDDGSTGTREAVGTLLGAEITGTWRLDTPYLENLVELVGTIDLTTDTDVPGAKKGEAPLVKKGENQTLNGRAAVAYATYLGPGEAEAKQLQRFGQVMQGVLKKFPDDPKTATVTVETLAQILDPSLRESDLGASLAKLAEHAKGGDYKTALLPVQQDGTLTAQAADSVVKDVLGGKVTAPDKDAAVRVGIKNATGKASATEEARIDLVNGGYSVLDGGKADTASTSRVTYADEAQKAKAAEVAKTLGLPASAVKKGDPAANADVSVVLGKDYKTE; this is encoded by the coding sequence GTGAACGACCAGCAGAACCCGTACGACCCGTACTACCAGCAGCCGCAGATCATCGGCTACGACGAGTACGGGCAGCCGGTCTATCAGAAGGCCCAGCCGTACGACCCCTACGCGCAGCAGCAGCCGCAGCACTCTCAGCAACCGCAGCAGTCACGGCAGCCCCAGCAGCCGCAGGGTCAGGATCAGGGCTACGGATACGACCCGTACGCCCAGCCTCAGCAGTACGACCCGTATGGCCAGCAGCAGGCCCAGCAGCCGCAGGGCCAGGGTTACGGCTACGAGGGCTACGGCTACGACACCGGCCAGCAGCCCGCCGCCGTCGACACCACCCAGCAGTGGAGCATCCCGCAGCAGCACCCGGCCCCGGCCGAGCCGCCCGCGCAGGCGCCCGAGGCCGCGCGGGCACCCGAGCAGGGGCAGGCCGCCGTGCCCGGGCAGCGCCGGCCCGCGCCCGACCGTGACTACCGCACCGAGCAGTTCTCCTTCATAGAGGAGCCCGACGAGGACTCCGAAGACGTCATCGACTGGCTGAAGTTCACCGAGAGCCGCTCCGAGCGGCGCGAGGAGGCCAAGCGCCGCGGCCGCAACCGCATCGTCGCGCTCGTCGTCGTCCTCGCGCTGGCCCTCGTGGGCGGCGTCGGCTACCTCTGGTACGCGGGCAAGCTGCCCGGCCTGTCGGACACCGGAAGGAAGAACAGCACGGCGGCCGGACCGCAGAAGCGGGACGTGATCGTGGTGCATCTGCACAACACCAAGAAGAAGGGCACCTCCACGGCCCTCCTCGTGGACAACGTAACCACCAAGCAGGGCACCACCGTCCTGCTCCCCAACTCCCTCTCCGTCGCCAACGACGACGGCACCGCCACCACCCTCGGCAAGTCGGTCGAGGACGACGGCTCGACGGGCACCCGGGAGGCCGTCGGCACCCTCCTCGGCGCCGAGATCACCGGCACCTGGCGGCTCGACACCCCGTATCTGGAGAACCTCGTCGAGCTGGTCGGAACCATCGACCTGACCACCGACACCGACGTGCCCGGCGCCAAGAAGGGCGAGGCGCCGCTGGTGAAGAAGGGCGAGAACCAGACGCTGAACGGCCGCGCCGCCGTCGCGTACGCCACCTACCTCGGCCCCGGCGAGGCCGAGGCGAAGCAGCTGCAGCGCTTCGGGCAGGTCATGCAGGGCGTCCTGAAGAAGTTCCCGGACGACCCGAAGACTGCGACCGTCACCGTGGAGACACTGGCGCAGATCCTCGACCCGTCGCTGCGCGAGAGCGATCTGGGCGCCTCGCTCGCCAAGCTTGCCGAGCACGCCAAGGGCGGCGACTACAAGACGGCACTGCTGCCGGTCCAGCAGGACGGCACGCTCACCGCGCAGGCCGCCGACAGCGTCGTCAAGGACGTCCTGGGCGGCAAGGTCACCGCGCCGGACAAGGACGCGGCCGTCCGTGTCGGGATCAAGAACGCCACCGGGAAGGCCAGTGCCACGGAGGAGGCCCGGATCGACCTGGTCAACGGCGGCTACTCGGTGCTCGACGGCGGCAAGGCGGACACCGCGTCGACCTCGCGGGTCACCTACGCGGACGAGGCGCAGAAGGCGAAGGCGGCGGAGGTCGCCAAGACCCTGGGCCTGCCGGCAAGCGCGGTCAAGAAGGGCGATCCTGCCGCCAACGCAGACGTCTCCGTCGTCCTCGGCAAGGACTACAAGACTGAGTGA